The Streptomyces luteogriseus genome includes a window with the following:
- a CDS encoding non-ribosomal peptide synthetase codes for MTELSQRIAEQMAGTAAPAPRPPQTHGPRVTVAKTSGMVQDVSPHTQQEHLTDLVRRYTARTPTSKRVAQRYRRVLADSRAVVGFRSGTKEMLYPIVGRRASGARLEDVDGNEYVDITMGFGVLLFGHEPDFVTEAVREHLSRGIQLGPRTIETGEAAELLADLTGLERVAFANSGTEANSAAIRLARAATGRDKIVSFLGAYHGHADNVLGRASNSGGDQITVPVSRGIPQAAVSDLLVLDYGSDAALETIARNAGDIAAVVVEPVQSRHPQLQPVEFVRRLRELTRRHGIVLLFDEMLTGFRPAPRGAQELYGVTPDLATYGKLLGGGFPIGAIAGRADIMDGVDGGHWSYGDDSYPPADTTFFGGTYIQHPVSMVAARAVLTHLKEHSPRLQERLNARTAELAATLNGFFEAEEYPLRMSHFGSQFRFEHRADMELLYHHLMLRGVHVWEWRNFFLSTAHSDGDIEFVADAVRDSLRELRSAGFFPGARPPVPVTAPPKPAQAVPAPPQTAQAVPAPPQTAPPAPVASMAWNAAAATAPRNEPAEEAVPRTPDFSVYFFGDYPQDTSAPRQGQYELLMDVARFADRHGFHSLWMPERHFHSFGGLFPNPAVLAAALSRETERIRLNAGSVVLPLHDPIRVAEEWSMVDNLSGGRVGIGVASGWSANDFVFFPDRFGRHKELMYEQLEEVRTFWRGDAMHRTSGDGEAEVRLFPRPVQDAPPMYTAVVGNPASYELAARHDLGIVTNLMTQTVEQLRDNIALYRRTRASHGLDPDAGRVAVLLHTYLADDHDTARTEAYEPLSRYMRASLSVFSGVTNSLGHSIDLADLSEDDLDAVFRRAYGRYCDQRALIGTADSVRPVVDAVTAAGADEIVALVDFGVAEDALRGGLPRLDTLRRRHSRPAPARITSSATGPTHADAPLSPGQERIWFLERLLPGRTAYNEIKAIRLDGPLDVPALRAALRGLIARHEGLRTVFGETGGEPRQIVRASAEPDFEIVHGGLQDVLAAESARRFDLANGPLFVTRLVRLAEAEHVLVLSLHHIVVDAASATVLARDLSALYRAEREATTPDLPALTWSYADHARELAASANSPEAEEDLAYWRRTLGGELPVLTLPTDRPRPATMTSNGRAVFHTLDPELSRRLRELSRTRRSTLFMTLLAGYATMLHRITGQTDIVVGTPISDRPERAEHLLGFFVNTLALRLDLSGDPAFSALLERVRTIALDAYDHARVPFETVVRELAPARAVDRTPVFQAFAEFQRAEPFRFDLPGIEATPLDAGPDKSLTDLTVYFTDQPHGIRCHLEYNTDLFDQHTVDRFFATFQDLLAAAVDTPEAPLSQLAPAAVDTAVEGDPVPESWQHGPARPSADTTVHALFARQAAARPNSTAVISGNSRLTYRELDDRAERLASALRAQHTTGGDTAGTVALWLPRSADLVVAMLAVLKTGRAYVPLDPSLGRARAEQVIAECGARTLVSTRGEAAALKLPGQVTVVSPDATAPLGQGVASLPDDHSPCCVLYTSGSTGTPKGVVVAHRGVVDLCAWQHRRFAFTQADRSAVVCSQSFDASLLEIWPALTAGASVVIADEELRRDPRSLARWYAEQGITFSILPTALGERVLRLPPADQPPLRHLLLGGDVLRTRPRPEAPYETVNVYGPTEVTVLCTTHTVPAQGEDAAAIALGRPVDNVRLRVLDASGTPVPVGTVGELYVGGPGVALGYLHRTQLTEERFLPDPLGGPDARRYRTGDLVRWRGDGTLEFRGRADDQVKIRGFRVEPEEVSRVLNALDGVREAAVLARRNDRGEAYLAAYAVPADPIGTAADDRQAYADLVAEELAARLPEYLVPRAWRVLSALPVTGNGKLDRSVLPAPDLVTTAPSPTRPGTTIDEGPRAGHRTDVERRVRQLWADEFGVDADGIAADVSFFDLGGHSITAMRLVNQVREEFGTDYPMLSFYQEPTLRAMTAQLALAAGEMSSGPGSGSGEGPGSVERRAPATAQQSRFAKVHAEHLLPQVFNVALRITLSGELDVTALRTALTGLVERHEGLRTRLVPSGDGWEQQVLRPGAVELPVEDITARPAGERQTALDKAGTEATETPIDPTHDTPMAVRLLRTGESTWVLLLVLHHSACDGWSVSLLLKELAALYGAAVRGEPHTLPPVPCQPAEYARWQQGQADKAADARKLRFWLRELDGVPFNVGLPLDRPRPEKASGRGGAVMFTVPGEVRTAVERLARQRGTTPFVVTAAALGRLLARKSGQTDVVFNVSYANRERRAFESLLACTITGFALPVRDGVAGSFAGLTDRVARTAVECMDQAMPVRLIAPALQERTGVAVPDRLDVGFAYQNSLDAEIELPGLTTAVEDLAPAASRTELTFGLVPAGDQLQGFVEYSADLWDRTTIEGWTRDYVALLRDETGGALGD; via the coding sequence ATGACCGAACTGTCGCAGCGCATCGCCGAGCAGATGGCCGGGACCGCCGCTCCGGCGCCGCGGCCGCCGCAGACGCACGGGCCCCGGGTGACGGTCGCGAAGACCTCCGGCATGGTCCAGGACGTTTCGCCGCACACCCAGCAGGAGCACCTGACCGACCTCGTGCGCCGCTACACCGCCAGAACGCCGACCTCCAAGCGGGTCGCCCAGCGCTACCGCCGTGTCCTGGCGGACAGCCGCGCGGTCGTCGGCTTCCGCAGTGGCACGAAGGAGATGCTGTACCCCATCGTCGGCCGCCGGGCGAGCGGCGCACGCCTCGAGGACGTCGACGGCAACGAGTACGTCGACATCACCATGGGCTTCGGCGTCCTGCTCTTCGGCCACGAGCCCGACTTCGTCACCGAGGCCGTGCGCGAGCACCTGTCCCGGGGCATCCAGCTCGGCCCCCGCACCATCGAGACCGGCGAGGCGGCGGAGCTCCTTGCCGACCTCACCGGCCTGGAGCGGGTGGCCTTCGCCAACTCCGGCACGGAGGCGAACTCGGCGGCCATCCGCCTCGCCCGCGCCGCCACCGGCCGCGACAAGATCGTCTCGTTCCTGGGCGCGTACCACGGCCACGCCGACAACGTTCTGGGCCGGGCCTCGAACAGCGGCGGCGACCAGATCACCGTGCCCGTCTCCCGGGGCATCCCGCAGGCCGCCGTCTCCGATCTCCTGGTCCTCGACTACGGCAGCGACGCCGCCCTGGAGACGATCGCCCGGAACGCCGGCGACATCGCCGCGGTCGTCGTGGAGCCGGTGCAGAGCAGACATCCCCAGCTCCAGCCGGTGGAGTTCGTGCGCAGGCTGCGGGAGCTGACCCGACGCCACGGCATCGTGCTGCTCTTCGACGAGATGCTGACCGGCTTCCGCCCCGCCCCGCGCGGCGCGCAGGAACTGTACGGCGTGACCCCGGACCTCGCCACCTACGGCAAGCTCCTCGGCGGCGGCTTCCCGATCGGCGCCATCGCCGGCCGCGCCGACATCATGGACGGCGTCGACGGCGGCCACTGGTCCTACGGCGACGACAGCTACCCACCCGCCGACACCACCTTCTTCGGCGGTACCTACATCCAGCACCCGGTGTCGATGGTCGCCGCCCGCGCCGTGCTGACCCACCTCAAGGAGCACAGCCCGCGCCTCCAGGAGCGCCTCAACGCGCGTACCGCCGAACTGGCTGCGACGCTGAACGGCTTCTTCGAGGCCGAGGAGTACCCGCTGCGGATGAGCCACTTCGGCTCCCAGTTCCGCTTCGAGCACCGTGCCGACATGGAGCTGCTCTACCACCACCTGATGCTGCGCGGCGTGCACGTGTGGGAGTGGCGCAACTTCTTCCTGTCCACCGCCCACTCGGACGGCGACATCGAGTTCGTCGCCGACGCCGTACGGGACTCCCTGCGTGAACTGCGGTCGGCGGGCTTCTTCCCGGGCGCGCGGCCCCCGGTACCGGTGACAGCACCGCCGAAGCCGGCGCAGGCCGTGCCCGCCCCACCACAGACGGCGCAGGCCGTGCCCGCCCCACCACAGACGGCGCCGCCCGCCCCCGTGGCATCCATGGCCTGGAACGCCGCGGCCGCCACCGCACCCCGCAACGAACCCGCCGAGGAAGCCGTACCCCGCACACCCGACTTCAGCGTCTACTTCTTCGGCGACTACCCGCAGGACACCTCGGCGCCCCGCCAAGGCCAGTACGAACTCCTCATGGACGTCGCCCGGTTCGCCGACCGGCACGGCTTCCACTCGCTGTGGATGCCCGAGCGGCACTTCCACTCCTTCGGCGGCCTCTTCCCCAACCCGGCGGTGCTCGCCGCCGCGCTGTCCCGCGAGACCGAACGCATCCGGCTCAACGCGGGCTCCGTCGTCCTGCCCCTCCACGACCCCATCCGGGTCGCCGAGGAGTGGTCCATGGTCGACAACCTCTCCGGAGGACGCGTCGGCATCGGTGTCGCCAGCGGCTGGAGCGCCAACGACTTCGTCTTCTTCCCCGACCGATTCGGCCGGCACAAGGAGCTGATGTACGAACAGCTCGAAGAGGTACGGACGTTCTGGCGAGGCGACGCCATGCACCGGACCAGTGGGGACGGCGAGGCCGAGGTGCGGCTCTTCCCCCGGCCGGTGCAGGACGCCCCGCCCATGTACACCGCGGTGGTGGGCAACCCCGCGTCGTACGAACTCGCCGCCCGCCACGACCTGGGCATCGTCACCAACCTGATGACCCAGACCGTCGAACAGCTCCGGGACAACATCGCCCTCTACCGGCGTACCCGGGCCTCGCACGGCCTGGACCCGGACGCCGGGCGCGTGGCCGTCCTGTTGCACACCTACCTCGCCGATGACCACGACACCGCGCGGACCGAGGCCTACGAACCGCTGTCCCGCTACATGCGCGCGTCCCTGTCCGTGTTCAGCGGCGTCACCAACAGCCTCGGGCACAGCATCGACCTGGCCGACCTGAGCGAGGACGACCTGGACGCCGTGTTCCGCCGCGCCTACGGCCGCTACTGCGACCAGCGCGCCCTGATCGGCACGGCGGACAGTGTGCGGCCGGTGGTGGACGCGGTGACCGCGGCCGGCGCCGACGAGATCGTCGCCCTCGTCGACTTCGGCGTCGCGGAGGACGCGTTGCGCGGGGGACTGCCCCGCCTGGACACCCTGCGCCGACGGCACAGCCGGCCGGCTCCCGCCCGCATCACCTCTTCAGCCACCGGACCCACCCACGCCGACGCCCCCTTGTCGCCCGGCCAGGAACGGATCTGGTTCCTGGAGCGCCTGCTCCCGGGACGCACCGCCTACAACGAGATCAAGGCGATCCGCCTCGACGGTCCCCTCGACGTACCCGCCCTGCGTGCGGCGCTGCGCGGTCTCATCGCCCGGCACGAGGGGCTGCGCACCGTCTTCGGCGAAACCGGAGGGGAGCCCCGGCAGATCGTACGGGCGTCCGCCGAGCCCGACTTCGAGATCGTGCACGGCGGGCTCCAGGACGTCCTCGCGGCCGAGAGCGCACGCCGCTTCGACCTGGCGAACGGCCCGCTGTTCGTCACCCGGCTGGTCAGGCTCGCCGAGGCGGAGCACGTCCTCGTGCTGTCCCTGCACCACATCGTGGTCGACGCGGCCTCCGCCACCGTCCTCGCCCGTGACCTGTCCGCCCTCTACCGGGCCGAACGCGAGGCCACCACCCCTGATCTCCCGGCCCTCACCTGGAGCTACGCCGACCACGCCCGGGAACTGGCGGCGTCCGCGAACAGCCCCGAGGCCGAGGAGGACCTGGCCTACTGGCGCCGCACCCTCGGCGGTGAGCTGCCCGTCCTCACCCTGCCCACCGACCGGCCGCGCCCCGCGACGATGACCTCCAACGGCCGAGCGGTCTTCCACACCCTCGACCCGGAACTCTCCCGCCGCCTGCGCGAGTTGAGCCGCACGCGCCGCAGCACCCTGTTCATGACCCTGCTCGCGGGATACGCGACGATGCTGCACCGGATCACCGGACAGACCGACATCGTCGTCGGCACCCCGATCTCGGACCGTCCTGAGCGGGCCGAGCACCTGCTCGGCTTCTTCGTGAACACCCTCGCGCTGCGCCTCGACCTGTCCGGGGACCCCGCGTTCTCCGCGCTGCTGGAGCGCGTGCGCACGATCGCCCTCGACGCCTACGACCACGCGCGGGTGCCGTTCGAGACGGTGGTGCGCGAACTCGCCCCGGCCAGGGCGGTAGACCGGACACCGGTGTTCCAGGCCTTCGCCGAGTTCCAGCGCGCCGAACCGTTCCGCTTCGACCTGCCCGGCATCGAGGCCACCCCCCTGGACGCCGGCCCGGACAAGTCCCTCACGGACCTCACCGTCTATTTCACCGACCAGCCGCACGGCATCCGCTGCCATCTGGAGTACAACACCGACCTGTTCGACCAGCACACCGTCGACCGGTTCTTCGCCACCTTCCAGGACCTGCTCGCGGCGGCCGTCGACACCCCCGAGGCGCCCCTGTCCCAGCTCGCCCCCGCTGCCGTCGACACGGCGGTCGAGGGCGACCCCGTTCCGGAGTCCTGGCAGCACGGCCCTGCCCGCCCGTCGGCAGACACCACCGTCCACGCCCTCTTCGCCCGGCAGGCAGCCGCCCGGCCGAACAGCACGGCGGTGATCAGCGGGAACTCCCGGCTGACCTACCGCGAACTGGACGACCGGGCCGAGCGATTGGCCTCCGCCCTGCGAGCGCAGCACACGACGGGCGGCGACACGGCGGGAACGGTGGCCCTGTGGCTGCCGCGTTCCGCCGACCTCGTCGTCGCCATGCTCGCCGTGCTGAAGACGGGTCGCGCCTATGTCCCGCTCGACCCCTCCCTGGGCCGGGCACGCGCCGAGCAGGTCATCGCCGAGTGCGGGGCCCGGACGCTGGTGTCGACGCGCGGGGAAGCGGCGGCCCTGAAGCTGCCCGGGCAGGTGACCGTCGTATCGCCGGACGCGACCGCACCACTCGGGCAAGGCGTCGCGTCCCTCCCCGACGACCACTCCCCGTGCTGCGTCCTCTACACCTCCGGCAGCACCGGCACGCCCAAGGGCGTCGTCGTGGCACACCGCGGCGTCGTCGACCTGTGCGCATGGCAGCACCGGCGCTTCGCCTTCACCCAGGCCGACCGCAGCGCCGTCGTGTGCAGCCAGAGCTTCGACGCCTCGCTCCTGGAGATCTGGCCGGCGCTGACCGCGGGAGCGTCGGTCGTCATCGCCGACGAGGAACTGCGAAGGGATCCGCGGTCCCTGGCCCGGTGGTACGCCGAGCAGGGCATCACCTTCTCGATCCTGCCCACCGCCCTCGGCGAACGAGTGCTTCGCCTGCCCCCGGCCGACCAGCCGCCCCTGCGCCACCTGCTGCTCGGCGGCGACGTGCTGCGCACCCGGCCGCGGCCCGAGGCGCCGTACGAGACGGTGAACGTGTACGGACCCACCGAGGTCACCGTGCTGTGCACCACGCACACCGTACCCGCGCAGGGCGAGGACGCCGCCGCGATCGCGCTCGGGCGCCCGGTCGACAACGTACGGCTGAGGGTGCTCGACGCGTCCGGCACCCCGGTCCCCGTCGGCACGGTGGGGGAGTTGTACGTCGGCGGCCCCGGCGTGGCCCTCGGCTATCTGCACCGCACCCAACTCACGGAGGAGCGCTTCCTGCCCGACCCGCTCGGCGGCCCGGACGCCCGCCGGTACCGCACCGGCGACCTGGTCCGCTGGAGGGGTGACGGGACGCTGGAGTTCCGCGGCAGGGCCGACGACCAGGTGAAGATCCGGGGCTTCCGGGTCGAGCCGGAAGAGGTCTCCCGCGTGCTCAACGCCCTGGACGGGGTGCGCGAGGCGGCCGTGCTGGCCCGCCGCAACGACCGCGGCGAGGCCTACCTCGCGGCCTACGCCGTCCCCGCCGACCCGATCGGTACAGCGGCCGACGACAGGCAGGCGTACGCCGACCTCGTGGCCGAGGAACTGGCGGCCCGGCTGCCGGAGTACCTGGTACCGCGTGCCTGGCGGGTCCTGTCGGCCCTTCCCGTGACGGGCAACGGCAAGCTGGACCGCTCCGTGCTGCCGGCGCCCGACCTCGTCACCACGGCCCCGAGCCCCACCAGACCGGGCACCACCATCGACGAAGGGCCCCGGGCCGGTCACCGTACGGACGTCGAGCGACGCGTACGGCAGCTGTGGGCGGACGAGTTCGGCGTCGACGCGGACGGCATCGCGGCCGACGTCTCGTTCTTCGACCTGGGCGGCCACTCGATCACCGCGATGCGGCTGGTCAACCAGGTCCGGGAGGAGTTCGGCACCGACTACCCGATGCTGAGCTTCTACCAGGAGCCGACACTGCGGGCCATGACGGCCCAACTGGCCCTGGCGGCGGGCGAGATGTCGTCGGGCCCGGGATCCGGGTCCGGCGAAGGGCCCGGCTCGGTGGAACGCCGGGCACCCGCCACCGCTCAGCAGTCCCGTTTCGCCAAGGTGCACGCCGAACACCTCCTGCCCCAGGTCTTCAACGTCGCCCTGCGGATCACCCTCTCGGGAGAGCTGGACGTGACGGCCCTGCGCACGGCCCTGACCGGCCTCGTCGAGCGGCACGAGGGACTGCGGACCCGTCTGGTCCCCAGCGGGGACGGCTGGGAGCAGCAGGTGCTCCGGCCCGGTGCGGTGGAACTGCCGGTCGAGGACATCACCGCACGGCCTGCCGGAGAGCGGCAGACGGCCTTGGACAAGGCCGGCACGGAGGCCACCGAAACACCGATCGACCCCACCCACGACACGCCGATGGCCGTGCGCCTCCTGCGCACCGGCGAGAGCACCTGGGTCCTGCTCCTCGTCCTGCACCACTCCGCCTGCGACGGCTGGTCCGTCAGCCTGCTGCTGAAGGAGCTGGCCGCGCTCTACGGCGCCGCCGTGCGGGGCGAGCCCCACACCCTGCCGCCCGTGCCGTGCCAACCCGCGGAGTACGCCCGCTGGCAGCAGGGCCAGGCGGACAAGGCCGCCGACGCCCGCAAGCTGCGGTTCTGGCTGCGCGAACTCGACGGAGTGCCGTTCAACGTCGGCCTGCCCCTGGACCGGCCCCGGCCCGAGAAGGCGAGCGGCCGGGGCGGTGCCGTGATGTTCACCGTGCCGGGCGAGGTGCGGACCGCCGTGGAGCGGCTGGCGCGGCAGCGGGGCACAACGCCCTTCGTGGTCACGGCGGCGGCCCTGGGCCGGCTCCTCGCGCGGAAGTCGGGGCAGACCGACGTCGTGTTCAACGTCTCCTACGCCAACCGTGAACGCCGCGCCTTCGAGTCCCTGCTGGCCTGCACGATCACCGGCTTCGCGCTGCCCGTGCGAGACGGAGTCGCCGGTTCCTTCGCCGGCCTGACGGACCGTGTCGCCCGCACGGCGGTGGAGTGCATGGATCAGGCCATGCCGGTCCGCCTGATCGCCCCCGCGCTGCAGGAACGCACGGGCGTGGCCGTGCCGGACCGGCTGGACGTCGGCTTCGCGTACCAGAACTCTCTGGACGCCGAGATCGAACTGCCCGGGCTGACCACGGCCGTCGAGGACCTCGCCCCCGCCGCGTCCCGCACGGAACTCACCTTCGGCCTCGTCCCGGCCGGGGACCAGCTCCAGGGATTCGTGGAGTACTCGGCCGACCTCTGGGACCGGACCACGATCGAGGGCTGGACCCGTGACTACGTCGCCCTGCTGCGCGACGAGACCGGCGGCGCGCTCGGGGACTGA
- a CDS encoding type I polyketide synthase, translated as MSTSEPDPRMAVIGMAFRLPGADTPEDFWRIIRDGTDCITRFTDEELAAAGVPAEEYEAEDFVGASGLLDGIAGFDAQHFAMSPREAQLTDPQHRMFLECAQHALEDAGYPDERDGTRVGVYASTGYHLYTMQNYLFNNVLPSVPVPDWTSGMQITVGNYADFTATRVAYRLGLTGPAVNVQTGCSSSLVGLQSAAQSLLMGDCDIALVGATAIHVPQVLGYRYVKGSILSRSGRLRAFDAGADGTVGGTGVLAVVLKRLARAVADGDTIHGVVRGWGISNDGADKKAFTAPSARGQRAAVRQALRRAGVGADTIGYLETHGTGTLKGDPIEFDGAACAYREDTDREGYCALGSTKANIGHLDAASGLAGLVKALLVLRHGVIPPMANFSEPNPLIDFDHSPFYIPRTARPWPKSDVPRRAGLTSLGVGGTNVHLILEQAPEPAPRTHDTAAADVLLVSGSSREALAANARAFRDRLRLPPAPHLADLVTTAALGRAHNRHRLAVRGATPAALAEALDAWLAGTAPAAVTTGTAAGDGTPRVAFQFTGQGSQYPGMADALYARFPAARQVLDTCERHYRDLTGDSLLDAPRTADPAAAPGEGPLGDTDTAQPALFALQCALVRLWRDAGVEPYAVTGHSVGEYAALYAAGALSLEDGLRLTTERGRLMRARCAPGAMVAAPIDRTAALALADAVPGLEPAVTNGDRNQVLAGPVAAIDRVCALLDERGTPGHRLPVTRAFHTALMEPMLAEFEKVLGDVDLRPVRIPFVSALDGATRPPGWIPDPDYFVRHTREPVRYDEALRGIGTHSPGALLEIGPHTTLSGLARRALPGVPALPSLRRGTGLGALWGAAAGLHCAGADVGWDVLLAGGGGRRIPLPGYRFQHKDHWTGHRSTPLSTRTAARKGTEVVQQEAAVARVLQSVVEATARHLGGDPSAIVGDANFFDLGADSLQMISVLRELEQAHHVKVTMRQLLEETGTPRRLAEFIVAHMPDDAGTAPTGSPVQRAEPTRPVAPAPIPEPVAPAPAPEPVTPAPAPEPVPPAPTPEPAPAGTPSAPEYATREELEDLADKIQQMSRIQLQMMSQLSQLLALQTASVTDRLNGKVAK; from the coding sequence ATGAGCACCAGCGAACCCGACCCCCGGATGGCCGTCATCGGCATGGCCTTCCGGCTGCCCGGCGCCGACACGCCCGAGGACTTCTGGCGGATCATCCGGGACGGCACGGACTGCATCACCCGCTTCACCGACGAGGAGCTCGCCGCCGCCGGTGTGCCTGCCGAGGAGTACGAGGCGGAGGACTTCGTCGGCGCCTCCGGTCTCCTCGACGGCATCGCCGGCTTCGACGCCCAGCACTTCGCGATGAGCCCCCGCGAGGCCCAACTCACCGACCCGCAGCACCGCATGTTCCTGGAATGCGCCCAGCACGCCCTGGAGGACGCCGGCTACCCGGACGAACGGGACGGCACCCGGGTCGGCGTCTACGCCAGCACCGGTTACCACCTGTACACCATGCAGAACTACCTGTTCAACAACGTCCTGCCCAGCGTGCCGGTTCCCGACTGGACGTCGGGCATGCAGATCACGGTCGGCAACTACGCCGACTTCACGGCCACCCGGGTCGCCTACCGGCTGGGCCTCACCGGCCCCGCCGTCAATGTCCAGACGGGCTGCTCCAGTTCCCTGGTCGGCCTCCAGTCGGCCGCGCAGTCGCTGCTCATGGGGGACTGCGACATCGCCCTCGTCGGCGCCACCGCCATCCACGTGCCGCAGGTCCTGGGCTACCGCTACGTCAAGGGCTCGATCCTGTCCCGATCCGGTCGCCTACGGGCCTTCGACGCCGGCGCCGACGGCACCGTGGGAGGCACGGGCGTCCTGGCCGTGGTCCTGAAGCGGCTGGCGCGGGCGGTCGCCGACGGCGACACCATCCACGGCGTCGTCCGCGGCTGGGGCATCAGCAACGACGGCGCGGACAAGAAGGCGTTCACCGCCCCGAGCGCCCGGGGCCAGCGCGCGGCCGTCCGCCAGGCCCTGCGACGCGCAGGCGTGGGCGCCGACACCATCGGCTACCTCGAGACCCACGGCACCGGCACCCTCAAGGGCGATCCGATCGAGTTCGACGGCGCGGCCTGCGCCTACCGCGAGGACACCGACCGCGAGGGCTACTGCGCCCTGGGCTCGACCAAGGCCAACATCGGCCACCTCGACGCCGCCTCCGGACTGGCCGGCCTCGTCAAGGCCCTGCTGGTCCTGCGCCACGGTGTCATCCCGCCGATGGCGAACTTCAGCGAACCCAACCCCCTCATCGACTTCGACCACAGCCCTTTCTACATCCCCCGGACCGCACGGCCCTGGCCGAAGAGCGACGTTCCCCGCCGCGCCGGCCTCACCTCACTCGGCGTAGGCGGCACCAACGTCCATCTGATCCTGGAACAGGCCCCCGAGCCGGCGCCCAGGACGCACGACACCGCGGCCGCGGATGTGCTGCTGGTCTCGGGGAGCAGCCGGGAGGCCCTCGCGGCCAACGCCCGCGCCTTCCGCGACCGGTTACGCCTGCCGCCCGCACCGCACCTGGCGGACCTCGTCACCACCGCCGCCCTGGGCCGCGCCCACAACCGTCACCGCCTCGCGGTCCGCGGCGCCACCCCGGCGGCCCTGGCCGAGGCCCTCGACGCCTGGCTCGCCGGAACCGCCCCCGCGGCGGTCACCACGGGGACGGCAGCCGGGGACGGAACCCCGCGCGTGGCCTTCCAGTTCACCGGGCAGGGCAGCCAGTACCCCGGAATGGCCGACGCGCTCTACGCGCGTTTCCCCGCCGCACGCCAGGTGCTCGACACCTGCGAACGGCACTACCGCGACCTCACCGGCGACTCCCTGCTCGACGCACCGCGCACGGCGGACCCGGCGGCCGCACCGGGGGAGGGGCCGCTCGGGGACACGGACACCGCGCAGCCCGCGCTCTTCGCCCTGCAGTGCGCCCTGGTCCGGCTGTGGCGTGACGCCGGCGTCGAACCGTACGCCGTGACCGGGCACAGCGTCGGGGAGTACGCCGCGCTGTACGCGGCCGGAGCCCTGTCCCTGGAGGACGGTCTCCGCCTCACCACCGAACGAGGCCGGCTGATGCGGGCGCGCTGCGCACCGGGCGCGATGGTCGCGGCGCCGATCGACCGGACCGCCGCCCTCGCCCTGGCCGACGCGGTTCCCGGACTGGAGCCGGCCGTGACCAACGGCGACCGGAACCAGGTGCTCGCCGGGCCCGTCGCCGCCATCGACCGAGTGTGCGCGCTGCTGGACGAACGCGGCACACCGGGGCACCGGCTGCCGGTGACCCGCGCCTTTCACACCGCCCTGATGGAACCGATGCTGGCCGAGTTCGAGAAGGTCCTCGGTGACGTGGACCTCCGGCCGGTGCGCATCCCCTTCGTAAGCGCCCTGGACGGTGCGACCCGGCCGCCCGGCTGGATCCCCGACCCCGACTACTTCGTACGGCACACCCGCGAACCCGTCCGCTACGACGAGGCGTTGCGTGGCATCGGCACCCACTCGCCCGGCGCGCTGCTCGAGATCGGGCCGCACACCACCCTCAGCGGACTGGCCCGCCGGGCCCTGCCCGGCGTACCGGCGCTGCCGTCCCTGCGGCGCGGCACCGGACTCGGCGCCCTCTGGGGTGCGGCGGCGGGACTGCACTGCGCCGGAGCGGACGTCGGTTGGGACGTGCTCCTGGCGGGCGGCGGCGGCAGACGCATCCCGCTGCCCGGATACCGGTTCCAGCACAAGGACCACTGGACGGGGCACCGGTCGACGCCCCTGAGTACGAGAACAGCAGCGAGAAAGGGAACCGAAGTGGTGCAGCAAGAGGCAGCGGTCGCACGGGTACTCCAGAGCGTCGTAGAGGCGACCGCCCGGCACCTCGGCGGGGATCCGTCGGCGATCGTCGGCGACGCCAACTTCTTCGACCTCGGCGCCGACTCGCTGCAGATGATCAGTGTGCTGCGGGAGCTGGAGCAAGCGCATCACGTCAAGGTGACGATGAGACAGCTGCTCGAGGAGACGGGCACGCCGCGCCGGCTGGCGGAGTTCATCGTCGCCCACATGCCGGACGACGCCGGTACAGCGCCGACCGGATCCCCGGTGCAGAGGGCCGAGCCGACGCGGCCCGTCGCACCGGCACCCATTCCGGAGCCTGTCGCACCGGCACCCGCTCCGGAGCCTGTCACGCCGGCACCGGCCCCAGAGCCCGTTCCACCGGCGCCGACTCCGGAACCCGCCCCCGCCGGCACCCCCTCCGCTCCCGAGTACGCGACCCGCGAGGAACTGGAGGACCTCGCCGACAAGATCCAGCAGATGTCCCGGATACAGCTGCAGATGATGTCCCAGCTCTCCCAGCTCCTCGCCCTCCAGACCGCCTCGGTGACGGACCGGCTCAACGGCAAGGTGGCCAAGTGA